In Miscanthus floridulus cultivar M001 chromosome 8, ASM1932011v1, whole genome shotgun sequence, the sequence gttatgatttttcaaagatttggTCTTGTCTCGCCACTCCCGGTGGCGCGACAGAACAATATTATCAAACGTGACAGCGTTTTTCACGTCGAAAACGCCGTCTAACGTGGCGAATATTGTCGTGCCATTGCATGTGACGCAACAACGTTATTTGGTCACACCAGCGACGCTCGCGTGACAAAAATTGTTAGATCCGCAAAAAAAATTAGAagcgattattattaaaatattaaataaaaaaagattaaaaataaaACGCGACGGTTGAGGGCTTGATGCGGCTGACCGCGATAGGAGAGAGATATGAGATCTGACGATGAGGCTGTTCGGTTGGACGTATAGGATCGTAAATtataaattaaaataatatttttctttcgcaACGAATCAATCAAATCAGTAATGCACCGTCGTTTACGAACGAACGAACGGGTCTGGGTACgaccttaggccttgtttagtttacatcaaaattccaagttttttcactctctctccatcacatcaatttttggacgcttgcatggagtattaaatatagataaaaaaaataactaattacacagtttagttggaaatcacgagatgaatcttttgagcttagttggtccacgattggacaatatttaccaaataagacgaaagtgctactattcatcgggttgaaaaaatcttcaatctaaacaaggccttagttgaAAGAGAAATTCAAATAGTCCGACAAGATATGAGGGGACTTGTCACCGAAAGCGCCCATACCATGGGCCTGCGTGTCAGGAAACCACAGGTCACGGGAAACGGTCGCAGTGAGGGGCTGGGCCCATTGCAACACATATTTGCCACCGGTTTATTAGCACCTGAACTGCTAGTACAGTACAGCAACTCAGCGTTGAGAGCAAAGGATGTAACACGCGATAAATCCCATTCAATCAGCGTCAGCAGTGATGTTACCTACATATTTACGTTTACAAGGAAACAAAGGTATCCCGTagttgggcttgtttggcttataatctatggctgaaagtactattggctgatttggtgtgagaaaaaaatattattcgttgactgataaATCATGATTTATAAGCTAAACACGACTCAGTGAGCAGCCTGTATAAGCATGTGAGAGCGCCTGAAGGAAAGCGAGCGCCCGAGACGCGATTGCCAGGCTCTGTTGCCGGGCGCGCTACAGGCGCGAGACCGAAGGGAGGTTGAGTAGATGTTTAACAGAAAACAACACCAGCAAGGCAACAAGTAGCCACGTATCCAAATCGAGCCCACAGGAGATAGTCGGATAGCAACCACGAATGATGCAACCAATTACTACTACAATATCCAGCTACCAGTGGCCGTAAAGAAAACCAATTACTACTACTACAATATTCAACTACCAGTGGCCGTAAAGAATTTAAGGAGATTATTACAACTGCTAGGCATTCTTGGATGCACAACGGCTGTTCCTAAGGTACTCTGATGGATCGGTGGCGGTAACAATGCTGTAACCGGGAGCTGATGAGCTCATCACCAGGCGTGCTACGCTACGGCTAACGCCAGGCGGATGCGACGGTGACCACGCGCCCCATCCACCCGACCCCGAGCCGGCCGCTGTCCAGCTTCACGTCGAACCCCGGACGTAGCAGTGCCCTGACGCGGTCGGCGACGCCCTGCCCGATCGCCACGGGCCGCAGCCCCGCCATGCCGAACCGGGCGCGCCACTTGCCGAACACCTCGCACCGCTCCACCCGGTCGGGCCCCTCCCGCGCCACGGCGTTGGCCGCCTTGTTCGCCAGGGCCGTCTCGGCACGGGCCCTCTGCGCGCTGTCGCGGGCCAAGGTCGCGTCCAGCGACTCCAGCACCGCGCCGTAGTGCGCGCACGCGTCGGCGAACCGCGCCGCCAGAGGCGCCGTGTTGGCGTTGAGCTCCTGCTCCACGAGCGTCACCACGCGCGGGCATAGCGCGCGCACGCCGCGGAGGAGCTCGTCGCGCGGGTTCGCCGGGGACACGCTCTCGTCCGGGACGCGCGAGAGAACGAACGCCAGGTTCACCACCAGCGCCTCCGCTCCTGGCTCGCACCCGAGCCTCGACGCCTCGATCTCTCCAGCAACGCAGCTGACTGCTTTGAACCGGAACTCCAGCCCGGCCTGCTGGGCGTGCCTCTTGAGCCGCTGCTCCGTGGCCCCGAGCGCCGGCGTTAGAGCCGGCGTGAACGGCGACGTGGGGTCGGCGACGGCCGTGACCTTGAGACATGTGCCGGCCACGCGGCGGCTGGAGAGGGCTTGGATGAGGGCGATATGCTGCGCGACGCTAACGTCGAAGTCGATCAGGTGGATGACGCGCTGGTCGGCCACGGCGTCGAGGATGGCGAGGTTGGCGCCGTGGAGGGCGAGGCCGAAGCAGGGGGAGACGTCGTGCAGCAGCTGGCACGCCGCACGCTGCTCGGCACCGCATAGGCCCGCGAGGTGTTGAGACGCGGGTGGTCGTCCGATGCGGGAGGACAGGGCGGACGCCATCATGGCCACCAGCCTCTGTTCCGCGTCCCCACGCGGGTTCGCGGCAACCTTCAGGACCGCGAGGTGAGCGGCCGCGGCTGCGTGGTTGCCGtcgacgatggcggcggcggcctcggaCAGCAGCTGGCGCGACGAGGCTGTCGAGGTCGGCGGCGAGCTGGACGCTGCCGACGAAACCGTGGACGACGAGGAGTTGGACGGAGACCTTGACATGGCGGCAGGCGCGGTGCTGTGGTTGCTGGGAAGAGACGTCAAAGGCGCGGCGGTGATGGAATTGAGCTCCTGTATCGTGTCCCCCCACGCAGAGCTGGTGACCGTGGAGCCGCATGCACTCCCCGCCGCCTCTGCctcgccatcgtcgtcgtcgtcgccgagtAGGTGCTTCTCCAGCTCCTGTAACAACACCAGCTCTCTGGCCGCCGAGCGACCCGCAGCCGGCACCCTGGCCACGGCCTGCGGAGGCGCGGACGGCGCGGCCACCATCTGCCGCTGCAACAGCGGCTGCACATGCGACGGCCGCGTCTCCATGTGCGACGCGGTGGTGAGCGACGACAGCGTCGACGACGGCTGCGGCGAGAGCCCGGCAAAGCCCGATGAAGGCGGCCTGGAGGGACCCGAGGCCCGAGAGGCGGAGGCCCCCGCCAGCACGGACCCGATGTCGATCGGCGGGTGCTCGATCTGCGACTGCGCCGCGACGCGCTGCCTCACCTCGCGGAGGTACAGCGCCTGCTGCCACCTCTCCACCTCGCCAAGGCTCCTCTTAAGCACCCCGCCGCTCGCCACGGCCGCAACGTCCTGTCGCGTCGGCAgtagctgctgctgcggcggcgggggTTGCCTCTTCACCGTCGGCGCCTGCGCGACCGATCCGGCGCCGTAGGCGTAGGCGTACCCGCGGCGAGGGTCGCACCACGGCGCGCCAGCGGGGTCCATGCCGCCGGCGAAGCCCAGAGCAAAGCAAGAGCTGCGGAGACGCCGCACGGGAGCAGGCAGGCAGGGTCGCAGGGTAAGCGCGAGAGAAGGATGACAAGAGGGATGGGACGAATCTACCGTAGCGAAAACCCAGCCGTGCACATTCAATTCCTTGCTCCGCTAATAAAGCGCCTGCCTTTCGCAGCCCACCCTCGGTATACTTTCCCCGGTGCGAACCAGAGCGGCCGactcttgctttgctttgcttgggATCCGACGCCAACGCCGGTGCGGCAGTAACGAGTGACGCTGACGGCGTGGGGCTGCTGCGCCTGTGGTTGGGGTTGGGGGAATCGACCGATCGGTGGGTCTGGGGGCGACCTtggacgaggaggaagaggaatcgAATCGTCGAGGTCGACGGGGTCATCAGTCCGTGTTTGGGCCAGGTTTTGATGCGAAAATACGCTAGGCGATGGTGAGCTGAGGCTGCCGGTTACGCATGTAAGCAATGACGAGGTGCGTTTCATCTCAAGGGAAAAAATGACGAGGACGTGCAGGTGAAATGGACTTGTGAGGTGATGAGGTGGCGGTGGAGGGATGGGGAAACGGGGAGCGAGAGAGAGACGTCGCGTCAAAGCTATGATCCTCGTCGGGACGCCCCCGTCTCTACGGGCGCCCACAGACCTGCCGGCTGCCGGCTGCCGGCTGCCGGTGCTCTGAAGTCCGAACACCACGCCACCGGCTAAGAGCATCTAGTTCCCTAAATCTCTTTCCGATCCTTAGTTTTAGTAAAATGGAAAGAAAAAACACTTTCCAACAACTTCTAATCCATCATCTAATCTTTTAGCACTTGAAAATAACTCCCCCAACCTACATAAGAAGATTATCAAATTAACCTTAGAGCATCTACGAGAGTATCAAAAAAATTCTTCCTAAAATCCTTGACTTTTCCAAGTTCTAAAAAAACAACAAAGGAGGGTCTCTCCAATAATTTCTAAAAAATAACTCCTAAAACATAAAAAAACTAGACAAACGTTGCAAAcaggtccttcttcttcctataGAGTCTGGACCATGGCAGCCATGGCCGCAGGGCTGCTGCGCAGTGGTTTCTTCGGGGTCGCGGGGGTGGCTCTGGCTGGGGATGGGGCGGCGGCTCCGGCCAGTTTACCGGCGACGGTGGTGTGCGGCACCTGCGCTGGGGCTCTCGTGAGCCTGCGACCAAGGCCGGGCTCGGTGCCACGCGTGTAAAGACaaggggcagcggcggcggcggcttcagGTGAGAGTGGCGGCCGGTGGCGCGACGCTGGTGAGGCGCTAGGGCGGCAGTGGTGGAGGTATTGCTAGTGTCCACGACAGTTCAGCAGACAAGTATGTCCCCCTATGTGGCCACTAGCAACACACAAGTATGTTCCGCATGGGGCCATGCTATTGTGCCGTTCGGCTGGTCATGTTGTCGCTGGTTCCAGcttgttttagcttattctctctcacataatACTATTTATTCATCCAAAACCATCCGTTTTTACTGTAGCGCGGACCAGCCGGACGAGGTGATGGATATGTGCTTAATTGTGATGCTTGAAATGGACTTCAATTCCAAAGATCCGAAAGGACTATAGTATTTCTTAAGGGAAAATACATTGGTTTTTCTCATGAATGATCTCATACACCCAGTGTCTTATAATTAACCACAAAATGATTGAACAACCAACAAATACAGTAATATGTTGTCTTTTAAGTTGTCTTATAGTAATTCAATTATCCTTAATTTATGCAATTAATAAAGAAAGTTTATGATTTGCATGTCAACATTGAATCGTACTTATCTAATAGTTCTAAATTTTTGTTCATAAGGGGTTTGCTTTGCAAAAACTCCACCGCGCTTTCtctcatctttctctctctcctccatatcATAAAAAAATCATAACGGCTGCTATTAGCAAATTTTGAGTGACGGTCTGTGCACTCAGTTGGCATTCTCTAGGTCCGCTTTTGAGTCTAATTACTTGTTTACTTCTACTAAATATCACTCACTGGTCACTTTCACTTCAAGTAGGAAGAATTAAAGAGGTGGTAGAACGATAATTTGGTCAATGCAAAATATTATTCTTTTGGGGAGTTAatctctctggaggttgcttgtTGTGTTGGATGTATCGGACTTAGGTAGAAAAAAGAACTTTCCTTCCAACTACCTTTCAGACCGTCTCCCCTTCTAATTCCTCGAGTGCCATTCCACGTAATACATTTGTTTCTGTTTACATGTAAAAAGATATCTTTTTTTCTCTCACcgctatgttttacaaaataacGTGTTGTTTTCACGTAATCAGCTAAGATTCATAAGCTATATTTTGGAGGGGAAAGCGTATCGAGCATAGTATATAAGCATCTTTTGTTCATTAAGTCGAATCCAAAGGGCTCTAGAATATTAATTGGTACGTTGTGAATGTCATTGTCCACGTGTTCTCTACAACGACGGCTAGTGCATGGACGATTGGATGGCAATGTTCTCATCCGATGCTTTGGCACACCACTtgtatataatatataatatgcGTTTGAAATAACAATGGACACATTTCTTGGGTGTTACAACTAATTAAGGGTATATTTGGATAACATGCACTGGTTGTTAGTCTAACTAAAGCTTAGATCAAAGTTTGATGGCTAAAGTTTAGAAGATTTAAATCGAGTCTTATGTTGTTCGGATACATGGACTACTAGAGAAACTAATAATTCGTTACTTTAAACTAAAAAGATTGTCCACCCTTTTTTCCACCCATTTGTATTGTATAGGACTAAACTTTAATCCAGTGATCCAAACAGACTCTAACTAATGTTACTTCTAATGTCAAGCTTACGTTTCTTGGGAGTATCACTGGTTTATAGAAGAATCCAAACACACTAACTAATTCTCTTGCATCCATGCGCGGTGATTTATATTGACATCATTGCTGACCTATATTTGACATATTAAATTAATATGTTCACTATTCTCACCATTCTCAGTAGAAACTTCAGACCAGTCTACACTCGTCTAATGTGGATTTAGGTCGTGTATCCATACGTAATTATCTAACACATGAGAGAGTTGGTCTCTCTTTATAAATTTATGAAGCAATCTCATATGTCATGAATTTGCGGCAGACATCCATTGCTAATTTTTTTTCCCGGAAAAACTAGCGACGAGTGAATCACTAATCAGTAGTTTGGGTCATTTTGTCCTCTCCTCGGAGACTAATGTTGGACAAGCCCTAGGTCATCTGAACTTTCCCCACACAAGGCATGTCGTtgcatgctctctctctctctctctctctctctctctctctctctctctctctctctctctctctctctctctctctctctcttatattACTACGTAAACCGCCAATGACTTATGGGTCCCTATATTATTGGACCTGGATCGAGAACGGCGTGTATTTCTTTGACAACAAGAACGGCAGTGGATGATAGTGGTCAATGCATCCCATTCTGTGGCACCGGCCCGGTGGCCCCACCTCGATGGCGCATGCTGGGTCCCTGCATCCCTCGCTGGCTAGCTCCTGCCGGCTGGCTTTGTTGCTTGTCGTATTCGGTTTTCGTTTTGCCATTGTCCCTTCCCTCGTTGGCGCtaccacctttttttttttttgcattttggcCCTTTTTAATAAAAATTACATTTAACCCCCTAAACGACGTAAACTGATCTTTAGACCCTGAGGGTCGGCGCCGTTGCCTATGACGTCAAGGTAACACGTCTCGACGTCGTAGGACTTGGCACCGAGATGCCTGGTCGGGCAAAACAGGGCATCCAAGTGACGCTGACGTGGCAGGTAGTTTGACGCCACGGTCTCCGACGCCGAGGTCGGAGCCACAAATCTTGGCGCCGACCTCGGAGCCATGGGTCTCGACACCGACCTCGGAGCCAAGATCCATGACGCCGAGCTTTGATTCAAAACCCACGCCAAGGttgctgtaatagaaccgaccaattatacgagattaagtaaggaaatcttccgccgaagcagataatttagcaaacttaagcccatataacccggtagtacgtgaaaccacgaaggatttcaaaccaatcgacatacaaaccaagatcgtacaagtttagcaattaccgtcacatattacataaagttcgcaatgatagttggatacatcagagtttagaacataaagttattacaacccaagttcaactaaaatagcggaagcaaatagttttaaagccacacacacacttttggtccagatacagtgccagtaggtagtcatcttcaacaaaagcatcagatgagagatacggagtgaccaattgcccttggtcctagttgtcgcccatcgccgggtacaagcagttaatgcaataaccgtagtacatttgaccatctgcaacaataatgggaacaacgccctgagtacgagaaggtacttaggtagacttacccgtctaaaatcaaaataaagcgacaccaaggattatgcaaggctttctttagtgggctagctgacttgtttgcgaaaagcataagctatcatgaagaaaccattttaagtactttgcatcatctttattatgacctacccatctaggtaagcacatgtactatagtaatcacttgattaaccaaaaatatccagttaccaacttagatttagcatatcccataccatctagataaccattagtgtcccatcataattactatgatgctgtagctcgagtcaagtgctcactatccaggagcgatggcgattcgaatcgattcctaaccagctggtgatttattcctcacacaaaccacactcaccgatcaagtgagctatagatcaccaatgacactttccaagtagccgtggGATAACAGTCAGGGactgcactacccagggaccgcccgacagccaggacacaccttgggctcactcttcgcgtccccatcatacccccttcagcaccagtctgccaatccgagtttatctcggctcgaatagtgtcactagcttcgcggtcgaaaggtactttatttggccagctaaatatgaggcatgtgttcaacatgacaagagggacgagcaacgatcggtccttaatcgacataaacggaaactaacagcaccccagaaccctatctggttgcctccaacttttccgttcggtctccaattatccatcacacatggttaattccaggatatcattctttccatagctaaattcttccagtaaccacctataaatataggtgaccggatatcaccgatcgctaccggtctaagcaaggctaagcagttattcgatcccgacctaacaaggtaataaggtaataaggtaggcaaggatagtaataaatgcatcaacggtttcaatcaactcctacaacttaatgcaacaatatatataaactcatatataggaagaattgcttttataaagtaggagacttagaatgcaccggggcttgcctcgctcgaacgaactaggttgatgatccacgcactcgggcaagtcctctccttgctcctcttcctctagcacctcctgtgcctagacttcttgtggatctatcctggtctgctcttcctgaactgctactagcaactcctcctgcgatcctgtatgatgcagatgtataagtgctcatgcataggtgcatcggagagatgacatgtaatgatcatgatgcatggaatgtagatgaacatgtttaacgttattagacatagtagaagtaaaactcttctacaaggtagccaacatcatccaagaacatgtactactatactactacaacaaccactgtactaacatgccaagtcaccatagcaagctaagatgcttcaaagatacaccaaagaaaacattattaactaaacatgcattaaagaagattattttatttcattttaaactagggctacaacaacaACATATATTCCTGGTGCTCATAataatctgagaaaattatagtagcatagtactactctaagtagactaccataaaattttcatggcatttggataagtaaaatagcctacacaaaaatgacaagctatggcataaatatgagcataaaaatactttgtgctatgaaaagtgtcaaacaatagatttagtattttttctatgttctacatagtaaacaatcactgcacaaaaattatcatacacatattttatacaatttttgctctccattaaaataacaaaaatcatcaattaaaggcattTGAACTACActtcaatatttctctacagaacatgcatgacatatatttttcctacaaagtacatcactaaaggagattaacaaaactagaatcatatttttctgatgtatattctatttattagacattttctaagaaatcaacatttattcaatttaaataaagctacacagaaaagtaccacaaatttgacatgcaatatttttaacagatagatctagtcacaagaaacctagcaaaatttgtttcaacaaatttggagctattttgagaAAGTTATAAATTTCTAAAGCATTTAAACAAAATCTAAAAATCATTTCTTTAATTCTTTCTGAAAATTCTGGTTCAAAACTGCTGGATCCACCCGGATCTCTACCCAGGCTTGCACCCCAGTGGCTGACAGTGGGCCCCTGGTCCCACCGGTCAATCACTAAGGCAGGGGAGGCACTCGGTCGCGGcggttctcgccgccggtgaactTGCCGGCGATGAGGTCACCACCGGAGGCTTCCCCATGATAGCGCGGACCTAACGATACCTCTACCGTGGCCAGTGGAGCTTAGGAGCAAGCTCACCAGTGTCCATGGTGGTGCGGTGGCATGGCTCAACGTCGGCCGGCCAGCTCCGGCCGAGAGGTGGCGCGGGGAGTGGCTTGGGAGCTACACAGCGTTcgtgcggtgctcgtgcgcgaGAAAAGAGGGAGCGAGGTGGAGCGGAGAGGGGGAGTCCACGGAGCGGAGCACTTCGGCGAACTCGACCCAGCTCTGGCGAGCAATTCCTGAGGAAGGGAAGCTGACCACGGTGAACCAACGCGAGCACGGGGTGTGCGAGGTAAAGACGGAGCTGCTGGCGAGACGAAGCGGTCGACGGCGAGCGGTGGTGGCCGGGCGAGCCAACTCCGACGAGGGAGCTGGTGCGGGCGATGGCGGGTGCTTGCGCTGCTGTTGCTGCTATTCGAGCAAGAGGCAGGGGGGTTGGAGTGCGGCTGGTCGGGCATTGAAGGCAGCACGGCCGGTCGGGACGGGGTAGGTCGGTGGTTCCACGTGGCGAGTTCGCtggcgcatggccgccatgcgGTGTGCGTGCCCTAGCACGGTCGGAGTGTGGGTGCGGGCGAGTGGACGATGGGTGCAGAGGCAGGCCGGGCCAGCTTCGGCCATGGGCCAAGAAGCAAGGGCGTGGCCCAATAAGGTGAAAATgtgattttcctttttatttcttctccaaattcattcaaatgaaattttgaaccttttcaaagcagtttcaaacgttggcccaaaaataaaagttgctctaaaatttattctctacaactttgtcaaaaggTGCAAGGTCTAATTCccactagattttgaattacaaaattaaggTCAATTTAATTTCAATACCGCATTTTGGAAGATTATTTtcaaaagcaaaatttgggaGAAATTTGAATACCAACCTTGCTACAAAATGTAtgtgaaacatttctaagtcatttgtactcccaaacaaTCATGTTAAACATTATTACAAGCACAAACATGACTCAGGTTCATTTAAATagtaatgcaacatacatgtttcacgagcatgtttcatatctatatttcatgtcatgcttatgaatgcataataatgattatgctcatgatttgcaaaatgttaatgcatgcttaacaccgaggtgttacagccctcccccttataagaatcttgtcccgagatttggagttacgaaccatttgttataaaaatccttataagcgttttgtggatattctcctgtttcccacaTCGCATCACtatcatcgtgatgactccactgtatcttatatgttctcactACTTTGTTCCAAGTGACTCgatccttagtgtccaaaactcgaaccgattgctcacggtattccaagtctgatttgagccgaatgctctgaggttctattctctcttccggaacacgcaagcacttcttcaactgtgatacatggaagactggaaagatcgaacccatcgcttctggtaactgtaacttataagccacaggacccttcttctctatgatcttgtatggtcctacaaacctaggagcaagtttcttcttgattccaaaccgtttcttctttATTGGGGTAACCTTCAAAtagacatagtcaccaacttgaaattctagcggtctccttctcttatctgcataactcttctggcATGACTATGCTGCTTTCAtattttgttggataatacggacctttttctcagccctatcaacaaaatcgattccataaaaccttctctctccaggctcaacccaattcaaaggtgtcctacatttcctgccatacaatgcttcaaatggagccatcttgatactctcttgataactgttgttgtaagcaaactctgccaaaggtaaccatgattcccatgaacccttagatgataacacacaagctctaagcatatcttcaagaacagcagtaactcgctctgtctgcccatctgtctgtgggtggtaagatGTACTAtgaatcaagctagtacccaaacctttatgaagatgctcccaaaaatgagcggtaaactgtgacccatggttagacacgatagtctttggtataccatgtaatcagataatctctgcaatgtacttcttAGCATACCGAGGAGGTCGAAAAGCgatcttgactggtaaaaagtgagctgatttggtaaggcgatctacaatcacccaaatcgaatcattcccctttggtgtggtgggaagaccggtgataaaatccatacttatatcatcccatttccaatctggtactgacaaaggttgcaacattcctacgggtctcatgtgaagagctttcactctacaacacatgtcgcaatgagcaacatacgctgcaatctccttcttcatctttgtccaccaatcatgaggtctcaattcttggtacattttgttacttccaggatggatagacaacttagagtgatgagcttcatccatcaatttgttcttgagctctcaatctttaggtacaaccagacggtccttaaaccataacactccttgttcatccactctaaagtgcttggacggttccttcttcattttctccttgatatggaatattcccttatc encodes:
- the LOC136474578 gene encoding scarecrow-like protein 21, whose product is MDPAGAPWCDPRRGYAYAYGAGSVAQAPTVKRQPPPPQQQLLPTRQDVAAVASGGVLKRSLGEVERWQQALYLREVRQRVAAQSQIEHPPIDIGSVLAGASASRASGPSRPPSSGFAGLSPQPSSTLSSLTTASHMETRPSHVQPLLQRQMVAAPSAPPQAVARVPAAGRSAARELVLLQELEKHLLGDDDDDGEAEAAGSACGSTVTSSAWGDTIQELNSITAAPLTSLPSNHSTAPAAMSRSPSNSSSSTVSSAASSSPPTSTASSRQLLSEAAAAIVDGNHAAAAAHLAVLKVAANPRGDAEQRLVAMMASALSSRIGRPPASQHLAGLCGAEQRAACQLLHDVSPCFGLALHGANLAILDAVADQRVIHLIDFDVSVAQHIALIQALSSRRVAGTCLKVTAVADPTSPFTPALTPALGATEQRLKRHAQQAGLEFRFKAVSCVAGEIEASRLGCEPGAEALVVNLAFVLSRVPDESVSPANPRDELLRGVRALCPRVVTLVEQELNANTAPLAARFADACAHYGAVLESLDATLARDSAQRARAETALANKAANAVAREGPDRVERCEVFGKWRARFGMAGLRPVAIGQGVADRVRALLRPGFDVKLDSGRLGVGWMGRVVTVASAWR